Proteins from one Penicillium digitatum chromosome 2, complete sequence genomic window:
- a CDS encoding Ubiquitin-conjugating enzyme, E2 gives MASSVAQKRLFHEYKNLSTNPPEGITAGPVSEDDMFYWEALIQGPEETPFEGGVFAAELKFPRDYPLSPPTMKFIGGGVWHPNVYPNGTVCISILHPPGDDPNHYEHASERWSPIQSVEKILISVMSMLAEPNDESPANVEAAKMWRERRSEYEQKVRDEVKKGLGL, from the exons ATGGCGTCCTCCGTCGCCCAGAAGCGCCTTTTTCATGAATACAAGAACCTCTCCACCAACCCACCAGAGGGTATCACCGCAGGCCCCGTCTCCGAAGACGACATGTTTTACTGGGAAGCCCTGATCCAGGGCCCAGAAGAAACTCCCTTCGAGGGCGGTGTCTTTGCAGCGGAGCTGAAGTTCCCAAGAGACTACCCCCTGAGCCCGCCGACAATGAAATTCATCGGAGGAGGCGTGTGGCACCCAAATG TCTATCCCAACGGAACCGTCTGCATCTCTATCCTTCATCCCCCTGGCGACGACCCAAACCACTACGAGCACGCCTCGGAGCGCTGGTCACCTATCCAGAGTGTGGAGAAGATCCTCATCTCTGTTATGAGTATGCTTGCCGAGCCGAACGACGAGAGCCCGGCCAATGTTGAGGCTGCTAAGATGTGGCGCGAGCGGAGATCTGAGTACGAGCAGAAGGTTAGGGATGaggtgaagaagggtctGGGTCTGTGA
- a CDS encoding Meiosis-specific topoisomerase Spo11, putative — MAMAEPTTIHTLEMDDDRDPSVQGFINNTLAAFVHGLSQSPTEANISITLKRRASPTACAINTLTGALEPIPRVETYRKYSWPGKTAHEAWKFTVILRILAILDQAIRTGQLISKRDIYYIDPEFFRVQYIVDHIVDDLAYTIGVNRTALNVEAAAKGLVTGDYRLIRGSHILIDAHSVIEDSLIPRIENGDKIDISRIRWVLVIEKEAVFHRLARISYHTRALAGEGIMVTGKGYPDFMTRTFLRAISDSASKQSRSQPRFYALTDGDPHGMAIMSTYKYGSAAHLHQNARLSIPRLQWLGLRVTDIIAVPEVLGDTALLSLTMQDRKKIMAMLRNSPVWASDGPEPEWRAELQRMMILNLKAEIEILYGCQGGLEGWINRRMFRQE; from the exons ATGGCAATGGCTGAGCCTACAACCATCCACACGTTGGAGATGGATGATGATCGAGATCCCTCAGTCCAAGGGTTCATCAACAACACCCTCGCAGCCTTCGTACACGGACTCTCACAGTCCCCGACAGAAGCAAACATCTCCATCACTCTCAAACGCAGAGCCAGCCCAACTGCTTGCGCCATCAACACCCTCACCGGGGCATTGGAACCGATTCCGAGAGTTGAGACGTACAGGAAATACTCTTGGCCAGGAAAGACGGCACACGAAGCCTGGAAATTTA CCGTGATCCTTCGAATCCTAGCTATATTGGACCAAGCTATTCGAACAGGCCAGTTGATCTCCAAAAG AGATATATACTACATCGATCCGGAGTTCTTCCGCGTGCAGTACATCGTGGACCACATAGTTGATGACCTGGCGTACACCATTGGAGTGAACAGAACGGCATTGAATGTG GAAGCGGCAGCAAAAGGACTGGTGACGGGAGACTATCGGTTGATCCGAGGCTCCCACATTTTGATCGATGCACACTCTGTCATTGAGGACAGTTTAATTCCTCGCATAGAGAACGGAGACAAGATTGATATCTCGCGCATCCGCTGGGTACTGGTCATCGAGAAAGAG GCAGTCTTCCACCGGCTCGCACGAATAAGTTACCACACCAGAGCACTGGCAGGGGAAGGAATCATGGTCACG GGCAAAGGCTATCCCGATTTCATGACACGAACCTTCCTGCGTGCAATTTCCGACTCCGCATCCAAGCAGAGCAGAAGTCAGCCCCGTTTCTATGCCCTTACCGATGGTGATCCCCATGGGATGGCCATCATGTCGACGTACAAGTACGGCTCGGCGGCACACTTGCACCAAAATGCTCGGCTCAGCATACCGAGGCTGCAATGGTTGGGTCTTCGAGTGACAGACATCATAGCAGTTCCGGAGGTACTTGGTGACACGGCTCTTCTCTCGTTGACGATGCAAGACCGCAAGAAGATCATGGCTATGCTTCGGAACAGTCCTGTCTGGGCTAGCGACGGACCGGAGCCAGAGTGGCGTGCTGAATTGCAGCGGATGATGATTTTGAACCTGAAGGCGGAGATTGAGATATTATATGGGTGTCAGGGGGGTTTGGAGGGGTGGATTAATCGGCGTATGTTTCGGCAGGAGTAA